TAAATAGAATGAAGGAAATAGGTTTTTCAGCTTTTCTTACAAAACCGGTAAAAGGTTCTCAACTGTATGATTGTTTACTCTCGGTAATACAAGAGGGCAGAGTTGAACCAGACAAAAGACGAATTGTTACCCGTTTTTCTATTGCTGAAGATAGGAAGCGTAAAATGCATATACTTGTTGCAGAAGACAACAAGCCAAATCAAAAATTACTTTTCATGATACTTGCTAAAATGGGTTATGAAGTGGATATTGTCAATAACGGAAGAGAAGCTGTTCAATCATTGCAACATCACAAATATGATATAGTCTTTATGGACGTACACATGCCGGAGATGGACGGATTTGAAGCTACAAGGATTATACGTGAAAATGAAAAAGGCTCTGATAGGCACACCCCGATAATTGCCATTACAGCGGACGCAATGTCTGAGGATAAAGAACGATGTATAAAAGCCGGCATGGATGATTATATATCAAAACCTGTTTTTCAGGAAAAAATTATTGAAGCTATAAAAAAAATAGTTTTTAATAAAGAGGAATGTACGGCGAAAATGTCTGTATCTAATAAGTCTATTTTTGATATGGATGCCTTAATGAAACGGTTGGATATTGATGAAAAACTTGTCAGAGAAATAATGGATGTGTATTTGAATGACACACCTATCCAGTTATCAAGACTGAAAGATTTTTTCGAAAAAGGTGATCTTCTCTTAATTCAGAGGTGTGCCCATTCGATTAAAGGCGCATCTGCCAATTTTTGTGTCGGAACAATCAATAAAACGGCCCAGGACATTGAGCTTGCCGCAAAACAAGGTAAGCTCGAAACAATAAAACCCCTTATTGATACTGTTGAGGATCAATTCGGGGAGCTTAAGGATATGTTGACAGGAATTGATTTAAACAGGGCATGAGGAGAGATTAATGTTTGTTATTATTGGTATAATTGTTGTTTTTGGTTCTGTATTGGGTGGTTATGTCATGCATCATGGTCCGCTTCTTGTCTTGTACCAGCCCTCTGAATTTATTATTATAGGAGGGTCTGCAATAGGGGCTCTTCTTATTTCAGCGCCTGCAAAACTATTGAAACTCATTGTCAATAAAGTAATCGGTACGTTTAAAGGAAGTAAGATAAGCAAAACGATATACCTTGAACTATTAAAATTACTTTACGAACTTTCCATGATTATCAGAAAAGAAGGTCTGATAGCCCTTGAATCACATATTGAGCGTCCGACAGAGAGCGCGGTTTTCTCAAAATACCTTACGTTTTTAAATGAATATCACCTTTTATTATTTATAACGGATACGCTAAGACTCGTTGTCATGGGCGGTGTAGCCCCTCACGAAATAGAGATGCTTATGGATGCCGATATCGATCTGCACCATGAGGAAGGATTAAAGCCCAGCTCTATACTGCAGAAAATAGGTGATTCTCTTCCTGGTTTGGGTATCGTAGCCGCAGTGCTTGGTATTGTAATCACCATGCAGGCAATCAGCGGACCGCCTGAAATCATTGGCCAGAAAGTTGCTGCAGCCCTTGTAGGTACATTCCTTGGCATATTTTTATCATATGGTCTTGTCCAACCTCTTGCCACGAATATAGAACTGTCTACCCAGGATGAATCGGGGGTCTTCAACGTGGCAAAGTCAGGTATAATCTGTGCTGCAAAGGGATTAAACCCTATAGTTGCTGTAGAATTTGCACGTCGCGCTATATCGAATGATTATCGTCCCACATTTCAGGAAATGGAAGAATATGTTAAAGGTGTCAAATGAGCGATGAAAGATCTAATACTCCAATAAGAATTGTAATAAAGAAAAAAGGGCATGGAGGAGGCCACCATGGCGGCGCATGGAAAGTAGCTTACGCGGATTTTGTTACCGCTATGATGGCTTTATTTATCGTTTTATGGATTGTAGGACAGAGTAATCCGGTTAAAAGCGCTATTTCAATGTACTTTACAAATCCGAATGTTTTTACCGGCGGCACAGGTATCCTTACCGGTCAAGAAGGGACGTCCTCAAAACTCGATTTATCATCAAAAGTTGAGGTTGCTAAAAAAGACAATACATTAATTGAAATGGAAAAACTTTCAGCTCAAGGGAAGAAAATAGAGGGCATAGTTTCCTCAAATCCTGTTTTTGAAAAGTTTAAAGACAAGGTCCAAATCAGTGTAACCAAAGATGGTATGAAAATAGAACTTATTGAAGATTCAAAGGGATTGTTTTTTGATATTGGTAGTGCAAAGGTAAAGCCGGAAACAATAAAACTTCTAAAAATGATTGCCACAGAAATTGGAAAATTACCAAACAAGGTTATCATAGAAGGATATACCGATGCAAGGCCCTATGAAACACATGGTTATTCAAACTGGGAATTGAGTGCCGACAGGGCTAATGCTGCACGAAAACTTCTTGAAGAAAATGGATTAAGAAAAGACCAGGTAAGTGAAGTCCGCGGATATGCGGATCGCAACCTCAAGCAACCCGATAAACCCTTTGATTATGCAAACAGACGTGTAAATATTGTTGTTGCTATACCAAAAAATATAGAAAATACCTCGCAGCCTACTCCTGCCAATCCAGGAAAAGAAAAATAATGAATACATCAAATAAACCAAAAATATTGATTGTCGATGATGATCCCGTTTCATTAAAGATACTCAATATTGTTTTGTCAAAAGAGATTTTTTACGAAATTCATCAGGCAAATGATGCTGAAGAAGGAATAAGGATTGCTCATGATATTAGGCCTGACATTATTATAAGTGATTATTACATGCCCGGAAAAGATGGTTTTGAATTCTGCCGATATGTTAAAAACGATAGAGATTTAAATAAAACAATTTTTATTCTTCTTACATCTGAAACAGATATGATTAAAAAGGTTACAGGTCTTGAAGAAGGGGCTGATGATTATATAGAAAAAACAATTTCCGCAAACGTATTGCTCAGTAAGGTAAAGGCTTTTTTAAGAATCAAAGGGCTGCAGAACGAGTTGGTTGAAGAGAAAGAAAAGCTTAATATTGCTAATCAACTGTTAAACAAAAACTTTGATGAATTAATTGCAATTCTGCTAAAGATACTTGATGTGCAGATACCGGGTGCGAGTGATAATGCTCACCTGGCAAAGGAGATAGCAGAATATATTGCTGCAAATATGGATATAGAAGAAGAGGAAACAAAAATAATAGTTTTTGGCGCCCTTTTGCATGAAATCGGAAAAACAGGTTTGCCGGATAATGTAATTAAGAAGAAATACAAGGACTTATCAATACAGGAACAGGAAATATATCTTCAGCATCCCCTTATCGGTTCTATTATAATATCAACCATTTCGGGTTTTAAAGAAGCTGCTTATGACGTATATCATCAGTACGAAAATTATAATGGCTCCGGTTTTCCGGAAGGGTTAATGAAGCATGAAATCACCATCGGTGCACGGATTTTAAGAAGTATAAATTTTCAAGAAGAACTTTTCGAGGCAAATCTTACTACTGAAAACGTAATTGAACAAATAAGACTTTCTATGAATAAAGTTCTCGATCCTGTTGTGGCAACATGTTTAGTGGATTATTTCATTAAAAATGACAATATTTTATCACACAATAAAGAGAAAATATCTATTGAAGACCTAGAAACAGGTATGGTGGTTGCTGAGGATATTTATTCTTCAAATGGTTCAAAAATTCTCCCAAAAAATGTTCGCATTGAGGATTGGATGGTTAAGATCATTATGGAGAGAGAGATTGTTGATCCTGTTATAGGTGGGGTCTATGTTTTTAAGAATTGATCATATAAGTTTGATGATAAAATATGTTCTGTCTTATAAAATTAAAAGTTAACATAATATCTCTTATCAGTACTTATAATTATCAGAGTCTATTTCAATAGAACAGATATATAGTAACAACTTTGTAATCTTTTACAATCATTCCCCTTCCTGACTTTTATCCATAACCCAAAACTCTTAAGGCACTTTTTTTGTAGTTCAGTTTACCTTGACATTACAAGACATTTCCTATATATCAGAAACAATGTAGATTTTCAGGAAGGATTATTGGCTTTGTTGAACGGAACGGACAAATACCCTTATTCCCTTAAATTGGCATTGCAAAAAAGCCGGCATGAAAATATCCTGGACGCCAACATGTTCTCGGCATATATTCCAAGGGACATGGAAATCCTCCGTTTCGAAGATCCCCGTAAGGCCAGGATGCTGAACGTCGGCATATACCGGCAACCCGGTCACGTCCAATCCGCACATATCAACCAGATCTTCAGCTACATCGGTTTTATCAAGCGTATTCAGAACCTGGAATACCGGAAATATCTGCCCATGCTGTATCAAGAACTCGCCGAGTTCCTCAGAGTTATGGAAGATGTTGCTTATAACCTGGACATCATGTTATCGCTTGAGATATATGAAGAGCAAAAACGTGGCTTCGAGAGCTTTTTCAAAACATATCACGACCGGCGAGAGAATGATGTCGAATGGATCGGCAAAATCTGGAAGCACCAGATGATCTATCTGGAGCAGATCGATATGCTCATCGAAACCTTGAAGATGCGTGGTAAGGTTTTCGATTACAGTAACGAGCCTCTGTATGCACAAATTGTCTCGGTCTCCCGGGAATCCGCGGTAGGCAGCAGAAAAGAATCAAAGCCGGTCATTGACATGGATTGCCGCTTTGTTGCAAATTGCTGCACAAAGGCAGCACTGGATCAGCGTTCCAAAGTGATCTGGTCCGGGGATACACATATCCTGATGATATTACGAAACATTTACACCATTCCGGAAATTTATAAGGCATTTCCCCAAATCTATCTCCATTCCAGCTACGATCCCCTGAGCTTTGCCGAACTATTCCCGAAATGGGCGTCCCAATAAGGGATTAAAAGTCCACTTTTTGGGCCCCTTTTCAATAAAAAATTAATCTGCCAAATCGCTGGTATCTTCTTTACCACTTTCAGCAGAAGAAGTTCCTGCCTCTTCCGCCGGGTACGCCTGATGAAAATCATGTAGTGTAATATACCTGGCAATTAAATCTTTTGTATCAACAACCCCAAGTTGTTCAAACAAGAAAGTAAACTGGTCATATAGATTCTCTGCAACTTTTGCCCGGATATCTTCCGGCATAGTCCATATCATCCATTTGAAAGCACCTGTTGCTTGTTTACGCATGCTGTATGCAAACTGCGCAAAAGTCTTACCGGGTTTCCAGTCTCCTCTGAATTTGTCAGCCAAAAATTGTTCTATTTCGCTCTGTGCGCCTTTTACTTTATAGATTCCGCTATCAAAGGTAATATTTTGGAAACCGGTAGCAAGATGCACTTCTACAGCTTTATTTTGCGGAAACAAGCTAAAAGCATTATTCGGCAACGTTGATGCCCCATGCTGAACCGAACCGGCCCATCCGTATTTCTTTCCAAAATCTGTTGCCATCTTCAATATTTCAAAGGCTATCGCCACATCGGCCACTGATCCATCCGGAAGCGGAGTTCCTCCGTGGGCGGTGCCATCATTTACAGCTATCTTGCGAATACCAAGTGCAGGGTCAATTCCCAACCGTTTCATATTTATAATAATACCTTCAGCATAAGCTTCAAGGTCTTCCTTTCTCGTATTCATCTT
This portion of the Pseudomonadota bacterium genome encodes:
- the motA gene encoding flagellar motor stator protein MotA; the encoded protein is MFVIIGIIVVFGSVLGGYVMHHGPLLVLYQPSEFIIIGGSAIGALLISAPAKLLKLIVNKVIGTFKGSKISKTIYLELLKLLYELSMIIRKEGLIALESHIERPTESAVFSKYLTFLNEYHLLLFITDTLRLVVMGGVAPHEIEMLMDADIDLHHEEGLKPSSILQKIGDSLPGLGIVAAVLGIVITMQAISGPPEIIGQKVAAALVGTFLGIFLSYGLVQPLATNIELSTQDESGVFNVAKSGIICAAKGLNPIVAVEFARRAISNDYRPTFQEMEEYVKGVK
- a CDS encoding OmpA family protein, whose protein sequence is MSDERSNTPIRIVIKKKGHGGGHHGGAWKVAYADFVTAMMALFIVLWIVGQSNPVKSAISMYFTNPNVFTGGTGILTGQEGTSSKLDLSSKVEVAKKDNTLIEMEKLSAQGKKIEGIVSSNPVFEKFKDKVQISVTKDGMKIELIEDSKGLFFDIGSAKVKPETIKLLKMIATEIGKLPNKVIIEGYTDARPYETHGYSNWELSADRANAARKLLEENGLRKDQVSEVRGYADRNLKQPDKPFDYANRRVNIVVAIPKNIENTSQPTPANPGKEK
- a CDS encoding response regulator; translation: MNTSNKPKILIVDDDPVSLKILNIVLSKEIFYEIHQANDAEEGIRIAHDIRPDIIISDYYMPGKDGFEFCRYVKNDRDLNKTIFILLTSETDMIKKVTGLEEGADDYIEKTISANVLLSKVKAFLRIKGLQNELVEEKEKLNIANQLLNKNFDELIAILLKILDVQIPGASDNAHLAKEIAEYIAANMDIEEEETKIIVFGALLHEIGKTGLPDNVIKKKYKDLSIQEQEIYLQHPLIGSIIISTISGFKEAAYDVYHQYENYNGSGFPEGLMKHEITIGARILRSINFQEELFEANLTTENVIEQIRLSMNKVLDPVVATCLVDYFIKNDNILSHNKEKISIEDLETGMVVAEDIYSSNGSKILPKNVRIEDWMVKIIMEREIVDPVIGGVYVFKN